The Cellulomonas wangleii genome includes a region encoding these proteins:
- a CDS encoding DUF7218 family protein gives MPARRDPGPSVKDPELYEDLRDRGNSKEKSARIANAAAARGRSAVGRAGGRAGDYDDWTVADLRRRAAEIGITGRSAMRKAELVTALRSH, from the coding sequence ATGCCCGCACGTCGCGACCCCGGCCCCAGCGTGAAGGACCCCGAGCTGTACGAGGACCTGCGGGACCGGGGCAACAGCAAGGAGAAGTCCGCGCGCATCGCCAACGCCGCGGCGGCGCGCGGGCGCTCGGCGGTCGGCCGCGCGGGCGGTCGGGCGGGCGACTACGACGACTGGACGGTCGCGGACCTGCGGCGGCGCGCCGCCGAGATCGGCATCACGGGCCGCTCCGCCATGCGCAAGGCCGAGCTGGTCACCGCCCTGCGCTCGCACTGA